The proteins below come from a single Alphaproteobacteria bacterium genomic window:
- a CDS encoding pitrilysin family protein, producing the protein MRLVATLAALLLALPAVAAPIQKLETKGGLEAWLVEEPSIPIIALELAFRGGGSASNPAGREGLANLVSGLLDEGAGEMKALAFQTRLEELAISLSFDSGKDTFRVSLRTLSQHRDEAFRLLGLALGAPRFDAAPLERVRNQILASIERRAEDPDAIAGLTWIAKAFPDHAYGRPGSGTTESVKAIERRDLEGFVKDRLARDNVLIAAVGDIAPGELSRLLDLTLGGLPARAAALALAPTGLPAGGSLTVVRKAIPQSVVSFGLPGIMRHDPDWYAAYVMNYVLGGGGFTSRLYQEVREKRGLAYSIYTYLYPYQYAAAYRGGVATANARVAQSLALVRSELDRLAADGISDQELSDAKTFLNGSFPLRLDSNSKIAGILISMQLYRLGIDYLEKRPGYIAAVNAADIRRVAKRLLRSDDLIVVVVGDPDGLEDDGKAAD; encoded by the coding sequence GTGCGCCTTGTAGCCACCCTCGCCGCCCTGCTGCTGGCCCTGCCGGCCGTCGCCGCGCCGATCCAAAAGCTCGAGACCAAGGGCGGCCTCGAGGCCTGGCTGGTCGAGGAGCCGAGCATCCCCATCATCGCGCTGGAACTGGCCTTTCGCGGCGGCGGCAGCGCCAGCAATCCGGCCGGGCGCGAAGGCCTGGCCAACCTGGTCTCCGGACTGCTCGACGAGGGCGCCGGCGAGATGAAGGCGCTGGCCTTCCAGACGCGCTTGGAGGAGTTGGCCATCAGCCTCAGCTTCGATAGCGGCAAGGATACCTTCCGGGTCAGCCTGCGAACCTTGTCCCAGCATCGCGACGAAGCCTTCCGGCTGCTCGGCCTGGCGCTCGGGGCGCCGCGTTTCGACGCCGCGCCACTAGAGCGCGTGCGCAACCAGATCCTGGCCAGCATCGAACGCCGGGCCGAGGATCCCGATGCCATCGCCGGCCTCACCTGGATCGCCAAGGCCTTCCCCGACCACGCTTACGGCCGCCCCGGCTCAGGCACCACGGAGAGCGTCAAGGCCATCGAGCGCCGCGACCTCGAGGGCTTCGTCAAGGACCGGCTGGCCCGCGACAACGTGCTGATTGCCGCCGTCGGCGACATCGCGCCCGGGGAATTGTCGCGGCTTTTGGATCTGACGCTGGGCGGCTTGCCGGCCCGGGCCGCGGCGCTGGCGCTGGCCCCCACCGGACTGCCCGCCGGCGGCTCGCTGACCGTGGTGCGCAAGGCCATACCCCAGAGCGTGGTATCCTTCGGCCTGCCCGGCATCATGCGCCACGACCCCGACTGGTACGCCGCCTATGTCATGAACTATGTGCTCGGCGGCGGCGGCTTCACTTCGCGCCTTTACCAGGAGGTGCGCGAAAAGCGCGGCCTGGCCTACTCGATCTACACCTACCTCTATCCCTACCAATACGCCGCCGCCTACCGGGGCGGCGTCGCCACGGCCAACGCCCGGGTGGCCCAATCGCTGGCTCTGGTGCGCAGCGAGCTCGATCGCCTGGCCGCCGATGGCATCAGCGATCAGGAGCTAAGCGATGCCAAGACCTTCCTCAACGGCTCCTTCCCGCTGCGCCTCGACAGCAACAGCAAGATCGCCGGTATCCTGATTTCCATGCAGCTTTACCGTCTGGGCATCGATTATCTCGAGAAACGCCCCGGCTACATCGCCGCCGTCAACGCCGCCGACATCCGCCGCGTGGCAAAACGGCTGCTGCGCAGCGACGACCTGATCGTCGTGGTGGTCGGCGACCCCGACGGCCTCGAAGACGACGGCAAGGCGGCCGACTGA
- a CDS encoding glucose-6-phosphate isomerase: protein MPYRQQIDDCFAESIGAGGLPRADFEALAGPAAAALSALGEDIAAGRLPAFGVVSDDDDLVPLEELAARLRGDFQRLVVLGTGGSSLGGRALAALAEGSRLCFLDNLDAETLDAVLADSAGTAFLAISKSGGTVETLCQLLVCLRAVRTSAGEAELKRRFVLISEPGDNPLRQLASHYGLSILDHDPGIGGRYAVLSLVGLLPALVAGLDARAVRAGARSVLAEAVTAARGTDPAASAPAAGAALAVGLARRGRTSSVLMPYAGRLADFAEWYCQLWAESLGKGGRGTTPIKALGPLDQHSQLQLYLDGPDDKMFTLIGARSRGRGAAIDPSALGGRLDYLSGRTVGDVVAASFDGTAATLAGHGRPVRRLHLEFLDEQAMGALFMHFMLETVVAARLLDVDPFDQPAVEDGKIRTRQMLGAQRPDAQSTEDAPG, encoded by the coding sequence GTGCCCTATCGCCAGCAGATCGACGACTGCTTTGCCGAAAGCATAGGTGCCGGCGGTTTGCCGAGGGCCGACTTCGAGGCCCTCGCCGGCCCAGCGGCGGCGGCCCTCTCGGCACTTGGCGAGGACATCGCGGCCGGCCGGCTGCCGGCCTTCGGCGTGGTCAGCGACGATGACGACCTGGTGCCGCTCGAGGAGCTGGCGGCTCGGCTGCGCGGGGATTTCCAGCGCCTGGTGGTGCTCGGCACCGGCGGCTCGAGCCTGGGCGGCCGGGCGCTGGCGGCACTGGCCGAGGGCTCTCGGCTTTGCTTTCTCGATAACCTCGATGCCGAGACCCTCGATGCCGTGCTGGCCGACAGCGCCGGCACCGCCTTCCTCGCCATCTCCAAGTCGGGGGGCACGGTGGAGACGCTGTGCCAATTGCTGGTCTGCCTGCGGGCAGTGCGCACATCGGCCGGCGAGGCGGAGCTCAAGCGCCGCTTCGTGCTGATCAGCGAACCCGGTGACAACCCCTTGCGGCAACTGGCAAGCCATTACGGGCTCTCGATCCTCGACCACGACCCCGGCATCGGCGGGCGCTATGCCGTACTCTCGCTGGTCGGCCTGCTGCCGGCGCTGGTGGCCGGCCTCGATGCCCGGGCCGTGCGGGCCGGCGCCCGGTCGGTGCTCGCCGAGGCCGTCACGGCAGCCCGGGGCACCGATCCGGCGGCCTCTGCCCCGGCCGCCGGGGCGGCCCTGGCGGTGGGACTGGCGCGGCGCGGCCGGACCTCCAGTGTGCTCATGCCCTATGCCGGCCGGCTGGCCGATTTTGCCGAATGGTATTGCCAGCTGTGGGCCGAAAGCCTGGGCAAAGGGGGACGGGGCACGACGCCCATCAAGGCGCTCGGGCCCTTGGACCAGCATAGCCAGCTGCAGCTTTACCTCGACGGCCCGGACGACAAGATGTTCACCCTGATCGGCGCCCGGAGCCGGGGCCGGGGCGCCGCCATCGATCCCTCGGCGCTGGGGGGCCGGCTCGACTATCTCTCGGGCCGTACCGTCGGCGACGTGGTGGCGGCCTCGTTTGACGGCACCGCGGCGACACTGGCCGGCCACGGCCGGCCTGTGCGCCGGCTGCATCTCGAGTTTCTCGACGAGCAGGCCATGGGGGCGCTGTTCATGCACTTCATGCTGGAAACCGTGGTGGCGGCACGGCTTTTGGACGTCGATCCGTTTGACCAGCCGGCCGTGGAAGACGGTAAGATAAGGACGCGCCAAATGCTCGGCGCCCAAAGGCCCGACGCCCAGTCGACGGAGGACGCTCCGGGATGA
- a CDS encoding DUF3035 domain-containing protein, giving the protein MKLRYVFPPLLALLTLAACGGVRDELGLTKKAPDEFTVVTKAPLIRPPDYSLKPPRPGAPRPQAVPTRETARQALLGNTAPAAKGAGQPAANRSERIFLKRAGVDDVQPGIRTIIDREMTQVAQRGEGFAEQILFWQKKQPPGQVVDAGKEAKRIKEAQAKGQAPSGQGVPVIKRRKRALLQDVF; this is encoded by the coding sequence ATGAAACTTCGATATGTTTTTCCGCCCCTCTTGGCCCTGCTGACGCTGGCTGCCTGCGGCGGCGTGCGCGACGAGCTCGGCCTGACCAAGAAGGCGCCCGACGAGTTCACCGTGGTGACCAAGGCGCCCTTGATCCGGCCGCCCGATTATTCCCTCAAGCCGCCACGTCCCGGGGCGCCCAGGCCGCAAGCCGTGCCGACGCGCGAGACCGCCCGCCAGGCGTTGCTGGGCAATACCGCTCCGGCCGCCAAAGGGGCCGGCCAACCGGCGGCCAATCGTAGCGAGCGCATCTTCCTCAAGCGCGCCGGGGTGGATGATGTGCAGCCCGGCATTCGCACCATCATCGACCGCGAAATGACCCAGGTGGCACAGCGCGGCGAAGGCTTCGCCGAACAGATCCTGTTCTGGCAGAAGAAGCAGCCCCCGGGCCAGGTGGTCGATGCCGGCAAGGAAGCCAAGCGCATCAAGGAGGCCCAAGCCAAGGGCCAGGCGCCGAGCGGCCAGGGCGTACCGGTGATCAAACGACGCAAGCGGGCGCTGCTGCAGGACGTCTTCTAA
- a CDS encoding pitrilysin family protein yields MNAISLFRFAPLALALATALVFAGPAGAGLFNPTTFALKNGMQVVMIPDHRAPVVTHMVWYKVGAADDPPGKSGVAHLLEHLMFKGTAKLPGGGFSQTVARLGGRENAFTAHDYTGYFQTVAAHRLATVMELEADRMVNLVLSEADVKTEREVVMEERRSRTDNDPGSLLGEQIAASQYLAHPYRLPVIGWAHEASQLVRADVLAFYETWYAPNNAILVVAGDVTEATLRPLAERTYGALAAQSVPPRLRPQEPPQRAARRVVLEDARVRQASFSRSYLAPSRTAGESRHAEALQVLADILGGGTTSRLYQALVVKQKLASGAGAYYRGSTMDLARFHIYASPTPGGAPGSQVAELEAAADRVLAEVLEKGVSEAELERSKAGMIAAATYARDNVRRAARFFGRALATGRRAADVEAWPERIAALGVADINAAARHVLRLERSVTGLLLPKPAS; encoded by the coding sequence ATGAACGCAATCAGTCTATTCCGCTTCGCGCCCCTGGCTCTGGCCCTGGCCACCGCCCTCGTGTTCGCCGGCCCGGCCGGGGCCGGACTATTCAATCCCACCACGTTTGCGCTGAAGAACGGCATGCAGGTGGTGATGATCCCCGACCATCGGGCGCCGGTGGTCACCCACATGGTCTGGTACAAGGTCGGCGCGGCCGACGACCCGCCCGGCAAGTCGGGTGTCGCCCACCTCTTGGAACACCTCATGTTCAAGGGCACAGCCAAGCTGCCGGGCGGCGGCTTTTCCCAGACCGTGGCCCGCCTGGGCGGGCGCGAGAACGCCTTCACGGCGCACGATTACACCGGCTATTTCCAGACCGTGGCGGCCCACCGCCTGGCCACCGTCATGGAGCTCGAGGCCGACCGCATGGTCAACCTGGTGCTCAGCGAGGCCGACGTTAAGACCGAGCGCGAGGTGGTCATGGAGGAACGCCGCTCGCGCACCGACAACGATCCCGGCTCGCTACTCGGCGAACAAATCGCCGCCAGCCAGTACCTGGCCCATCCCTACCGGCTGCCGGTGATCGGCTGGGCCCACGAGGCCAGCCAACTTGTGCGGGCCGACGTGCTGGCCTTCTACGAAACCTGGTATGCACCCAACAACGCCATCCTGGTGGTCGCCGGCGACGTCACCGAGGCCACCTTGCGGCCGCTCGCCGAACGCACCTACGGCGCCCTGGCGGCCCAGTCCGTGCCACCCCGGCTGAGGCCCCAGGAGCCGCCGCAACGGGCGGCCCGGCGCGTGGTGCTGGAAGATGCCCGGGTGCGCCAGGCGAGCTTCAGCCGCAGCTATCTGGCGCCCAGCCGCACGGCCGGCGAGAGCCGCCATGCCGAAGCGCTGCAGGTGCTGGCCGACATCCTCGGCGGCGGCACCACCAGCCGTCTCTACCAGGCCCTGGTGGTGAAACAAAAACTGGCCTCGGGTGCCGGCGCCTACTACCGCGGCTCCACCATGGACCTGGCACGCTTCCACATCTACGCCAGCCCGACGCCGGGCGGCGCCCCGGGAAGCCAGGTTGCGGAGCTAGAGGCGGCGGCCGACCGGGTGCTCGCCGAGGTGCTGGAGAAAGGCGTCAGCGAAGCCGAGCTGGAACGCTCCAAGGCCGGCATGATCGCCGCCGCCACCTACGCCCGCGACAACGTGCGCCGGGCCGCGCGCTTCTTCGGCAGGGCCCTGGCCACGGGCCGCCGGGCCGCCGACGTCGAGGCCTGGCCCGAGCGCATCGCGGCGCTCGGCGTCGCCGATATCAACGCCGCCGCCCGTCACGTGCTCCGTCTCGAGCGCTCGGTCACCGGGCTGCTGTTGCCCAAACCGGCCAGTTAG
- the lspA gene encoding signal peptidase II — MGRRLGLALALAVLVLDRLSKWILIEQLADPRIIEVTPFFNLVMVWNRGISFGFLQSGRQWAPYLLAALALGVALVLAVWLWRSRRRLTAAALGLVIGGALGNVCDRLVWQAVADFFDFHLMGYHWPAFNVADAAIVVGVAGLLMDGLFERREEDKQGT; from the coding sequence ATGGGGCGGCGCCTGGGCCTGGCGCTGGCGCTGGCGGTGCTGGTGCTCGACCGGCTGAGCAAGTGGATCTTGATTGAGCAACTGGCCGACCCGAGAATTATCGAAGTAACCCCCTTCTTCAATCTGGTGATGGTCTGGAACCGCGGCATCTCGTTCGGGTTCCTGCAATCGGGCAGGCAATGGGCACCCTACCTGCTGGCGGCGCTGGCGCTGGGCGTCGCGCTGGTGTTGGCCGTCTGGCTGTGGCGCAGCCGGCGCCGCTTGACGGCGGCGGCGCTAGGTCTGGTCATCGGCGGGGCGCTGGGCAACGTCTGCGACCGCCTGGTTTGGCAGGCCGTGGCGGACTTTTTCGATTTTCACCTGATGGGCTACCACTGGCCGGCCTTCAACGTCGCCGACGCCGCCATCGTAGTGGGCGTCGCCGGTTTGCTCATGGATGGCTTGTTCGAACGGCGCGAAGAAGATAAACAGGGAACATGA